In Candidatus Saccharimonadales bacterium, the genomic window CACTGGTGTCAATAACTCTGGTCCGGGTGGTGGCAGTTATCAAGGAGGAGCAGGTGGTGGTGGTGGTGCAAGCACACCTATCACTACATATGTTCAACGTTCCGGTGGCCAGGGTGGTCGTTCGCCCATACTTAGCGGTGGCGGTGGCGGTGGTACAGCCGGTTCAACTGCCGGACAAGCTGGTGGTCCCGGCTCATCTGGTGTTGGAGGTGGTGGTGACGGTGGCGGTGGTGGTGGCTCCACAGGTGCCGTCAGTGGCGTTGGTGGCGCAGGAGGAGTAGGTGGCACTCGTGGTGGCGGTGGTGGCGGTGGTGGTGCAAGTGCTGGCACTGGTACGCAAGTTGGTGGCGCAGGAGGAGTTGGAGGATCCGGATTCTTCAGAGCTACCACCCTCCGTGGCCAAGGCGCCGACCTTGCTGAAATTTATTGTACGAACGACTCAGACATGGTCGCTGGCGACGCCGTATCAATCGATCCTGCCCTTCGCGCTGGTGTCCGTAAAACCACCAAGCCATATGACAACACCGCTATTGGCGTTATTTCTACGGCTCCTGGCCTGACGATCGGTACCGTCGAAGAAGAGTGTGCCAAGCCGGTGCTGGTAGCTCTTGCCGGACGTGTTCCGCTCAAAGTATCCCTCGAGAACGGCCCGATCAAATCCGGGGATTCACTTGCGGCTTCATCTATACCTGGCGTAGCCATGAAAGCCGTCAAAGCCGGTACCGTTATCGGCCAGGCACTAACAGCTTATGATGGCCAGCCTGCTGATGGCTACGTCGTCGCCTTCGTCCAAAACCATGTCTCAAATGGTAGCTCCCTTGCCGAATTCATCCCCGGCCTCGACACGAACCAGGATGTACCCGTCAGCCAGCAAGCACTTGAATACTTACTCACCAAAAAGGACGAAGCCGTTGCTTCGCAGTACGTATCAGAGATTACAACCGACCGCGTGACTGCTGGTCTTGAAATAATTACTCCATCAGTCATCACTGATGCCCTGACGACCAATAGCATCGGCTCATCGGGTGGTGATATCTCTTTCATTCTCGGTGACAGCAACAAGCTCGTCGTCAAAGGCCGGGCTGGCGAACCAGCCTTCAGTATCGATGCCACCGGCAACGCCACCTTCGGTGTCAGCTTAGTCGCACTTGGCGACATCGAAGCTAAGGGCGGCCTGATCGTCGATGGCGACGCCCTCTTCAATGGCATTGCGACCTTCACTAAGCTGGCTCAGTTCCAGGGTGACATTGACGCTCTAGGCCGCGTCACCTTCAACAAAGACGCCGGTGGACTTGGACTCCTCACCAAGGGCGGCACCAGAGTCGACATCGTATTCGACAAGCCGTATGAGCGCCCACCGGTGGTTGCCGTGACGCTTGTCGCCGATCAGACGGTCCTACCAAATGGCACCATCGAAGATAGTAAACTCAAGGAACAACGTCTCTTCGCCGCTGGTTACAGCTACCTGGTCTCGAATTCTACGACAAAAGGCTTTACAATAGTACTCAACAAAAAGGCCTCCGAAAATCTCCAATTCAGCTGGAATGCCGTCGCTATCAAGGATCCCACGACAACAACCGGCGATGCAGACACCACCGAAGCACCGGCCGTTCTAACATCATCACTCGCAGAAGGACAATAGACATATGAGCAAGAAGAAATCCAAATCACAGGCGAGCGACACCAGCCCGCTTCCTCCGCAGCAGCCCATCCAAACCAATCCACCACGAGCCATTGATAATTCTGCCCGTCAAAATCCCCGTCAGCAACAATCGTTCTCCCCACGCTCACAGCAACAGCGCGATCAGGCACCCCGGCCACAACGCCGATCGACGCTGCGCTGGGTTCTGAGCTCCCGCGCCCTACAACTACTCGTCATCGGTCTGCTGATTGCCCTACCGAGCTACTATTTTTATAACCAAGGCAAGAAAGTCGAGAGCCAAACCAATAGCCCGGCCCAAAACAACCTGCAGACAACTGCCGAAGTCGTGAAGCAAGTCAGCAAGCACATTTTACTACCTTCTGGCGAGCAACCAACCGTCGCTACCGTATCCGACGCCAGCAAAGTTCGCAATCAAGCCTTCTTCACTAACGCCGCCAGCGGCGATAAAGTCCTTGTGTACGCCCAGGCCAAAAAAGCCTACCTCTACCGCCCCAGCATCGATCGCATGATCGAGGTTGCTCCACTAGCTCCGAATAAAACCACACCATAATTCACTGATATATCCACAGATTATAATGCTTATGATTTGCAGTAATCACACAGTGTAAATGATACAATACGGTTATGTATAAACTGAGTGGGATTATATCGAGGCCGTTTACATTTGTAATCTTGTCGGTTCTTACCATCAGTACCATTATCCCGGCGACCGTCTACGGTGATATCGATGCCTGCTCAGCGCTATTTTCAGGATCCAGTATAACGCCCGGCACGCAGAGCAACCTGAACATACAGGTCAACAACGAAAGCAATAATCCTATCAACTGGATCCGCGTTGTGCGGCCGAACAATAATTTCGTCATTTCCGGCGCCAGCTCAGAAGATTGGGCAGCCAATTTCGCTGATGATGCCGCCGTATTTAGCGGCAGCTCACTAGATCCGAGCACGGCATACAACCGGCTGTATCTGTCGGTTGACGCCGCTGCCAATGAAACACCGCCTGCAACCTGGCTGATACAAGTCTCCGACGATCCGGGCGGCAATAATCCATTTACCTGCGCTAATGGCGGTCTGGATTTGGCCATCAGCGACGGCGCGGCGCCGACATTTTCAGACATTATCGTCGAGAATGTCGATACCAGGTCGGCGATTATTACCTGGACATCAGATCAGCCGTCAAACGGACAAGTGTTTTATGGCAAGACAAGTCAGTATGGTAGTGCCTCGGCACTCAGTAGCACCTACACAACCAGCCATACGGCTACGTTGTCAGGTTTAACACCGAATAGCGCCTATCATTTTAAGATCGCCGGCACTGACGCTGCTGACAGTAGCAGTACATCCGGCGACAATACCTTTGTGACGCTCTATGAACCGCCCGGCAGTGTCGCGACCACACCGCAGGTCATTAATAACAACTCCGGCGGCGGCAGTCTGAGCAATTTTGGCATTGCGCTCAAAACCACGCCAACCGAGAAAGTAGTACCAACCATTGCAACCAAAACTGACTTCACGAAGCCCTTCAAAGTCGCTCCACTCGTTACCGGAACAGCGCAGGACAATGAGTCAGTCGCCATTATCGAATACTCAATGAACGACGGCAAAGACTGGCTACCAGTAGACGCCGCACCGGGCATTGGAGGTAAATCCGTAAGTTACAGCTTTACGCCAATGGGACTCGAAGACGGCAATTACAACTTGCTCGTCCGGGCCATTGATACATCCGCGAATGTCGGCACGACAACTGCCGTTACCATGATCATTGACCGGCTCGATCCGCTGGTCGGCGGTATTGTCGTATCGCAGGGTCCCCAGGTCATATCACCCGCTAGTGACGGAACTATCTCCGCCATGGCCGGTGTCAGCCAAAGAATTACCGTCAGCGCCGTTGGCGGCCCAACAAAAATCACGCTTGTTGCCGCCCAAACAGACGGCCAGCCAGGCGGTGGCACGACCGGCAAAAACGCTCAGCCGCAGTCGTTTTATCTGACAAAATCTAGCGATACTGGCCTATGGATGGGTGACGTCAATTTCAGCTCGGCTGGTCGTTATGACATCGTAGCCACTGCCGTTGATGGTGCTGGCAACCGTACCGCCCGCGTCCTCAGCGCCGCACAGGTCGCCAGCCCTGCACAAACGATCGACGAACGGACGATGGCCGGAGTTATCAGCAAGGTCACGCTGTACTACCAGGAGCCTGCCTCCAAAACCTGGGTTATTTGGGATGCCGCTGGCTACAGTCAATCAAATCCGCAGGTCACTGATAGCAACGGTTACTTCAAATATTTCCTGCCGGCTGGAAAATATTACATCCGGTCCGAAGCTAAGAATTACAAAACCCTTATTAGCAGCATATTTCAAATTAAGCAATCTCAGGCATTCAGTAGCACGCTAACACTGAAACCACTCCATAAAATTGGTGTCGGCAAGGCAAGCGTATCATTTCCGTTGCTGGCAGCCCAAAACATGACTCTACAAAATGGCCAACAAAATCAAAATAACCAATCTACGAAAGTCCGTGATGCCGTAATCGACAAAACAGCACCCGACTTTACGCTTAAGGACACCAACAACGCTACCGTATACACCGCCGACCTGCTCGGCCGACCCACGCTGATATCAATTGCTTCGACCTGGATGCCCGCCGCCAGCGAACAGCTGGGTACGCTCGACGAACTACAGCGCAATAAAGACATTAATATTATCCCCGTCGCGTTGCAGGAAAACATCAACAAGACGCGGGCCTACACAGCAATAGCCGGACTGGATCTGCGTTGGCTAGCCGATCCTGACAGTACGCTCACCACCAAATACGACATTTCAAATCTCCCGATGCATTATTTCCTCGACCGCAAAGGCGTGGTCCGGCAGATAGAAACAGGCGTTGTCACTAAACAGCGAATAATCGACATATTATCAAGCTATTAAGCAGCAAAGCTCAAGAATCATATGAAAAAGCTCATGGTTACTATATCATTAGGTAGAAGCAACACGTCACCGGCCAGCAGTGCCAGGGAACAAAAGTAACTCATATGGTGCCGCTACAATTTTTTGGTCAAAACATCCACTTCGCAATCAGTCTGTTTGCGGCCCTAGTGTTTTTCGCCGTTTTTTGGCTTGAATTCGACGCCTGGCTCGCCAAGCGCGCACCGAAGGAACTAATACAGTGGTCGAGCTTCCTGCTCATTGCCCTGTCATTCTTATTCAGCGCGACCATCATCGAGCAGTCAGTACTTGGCCAGTCGTTTTTCGGTAGTCTGTCAGAGACAATTGCATTTGTCCTGCGGGCACTCGGCTATATCGGCATTATCATCGCCCAGTTACTTGACCCACTCCAAAAAATACCCGAGCTGAAGGGCGTCCAGGCAGAAGAATTCGTGGATACGCCTGCCCCCGTAGCATCTGAGCAACCTAAGTCCGCGTCTCTCACCCCTGCCCCACTCACCCACGCTCAATCTGTCTCCGCTTTGCCGACTTCCGAGTCTGGAGTGCAAGTAGCAGTTCATCCGCATTCGACGCCTGCTGGTCACATCCACAAGAAACCTGCCAAAAAGCCTGCAAAGCGCATGCAAGCAGTCGGCTTTGCCAGCTTGCCAAACGTAGCCCAATTATTACTACCACTTAGCGCACTGGCGATCGCTGCACTCTACTGGCGCCGGGCGACAACTGGGCTGGAGCGGCACTACAAGCCAGTGGCTATCTCATTTGGACTATTGTTTCTGTACGAAACGCTGGCATTGACCAGCCTCTGGCAAGACAGTAGCAACCCGCAGGTCGCGGCACTGGTGGCAGCATTTGGGCCACTTTGGATCGTGCAGCAGCTTGTTCTACTGGCAGCCGTCATCGTACTCGGCCGATGGGTGTGGCAGTATTTAACTCGCCGTTTCCTATCGCAACTATTTATGATCTTCACCTCACTGACGCTGGCAATCTTCTTGCTCACAACAATCAGCTTTACCTTCTTGCTCGTAAGCAATATTCAGAAATCCAGCCTTGATAACCTCAAGACGGCCGCCGCCGTACTTGGCTATGCAATCGACGGCAAAAAAGCTGAGACGCTCGCCAATACACAATCAATCGCCGAAAATCCTGATATCGCCAGAGCCGTCAGTGCCAAAGACCACACTGCGCTGATCGGCCTCACCCAGTCCTTCCTTCGTGACAAAAAGCAGTCCTCACTGCTCATTACGAACGACAGCGGCCAGGTGCTGCTGCGTGCCGAGGATCCGGACCGCTATGGTGATTCGGTGTCGTCAGATACACTTGTGCGGCGGGCACTGATCGGCCAGCCCAGCTCGAGCGTCACCAGCCGCGAAGGCGTGCTGGCGCCAGTCATCTACATTAAGTCCACTATTCCGATCCGTGAGCCAGGTGGACGGGTTGTCGGTACCGCTACGGCTAGCCTGGTTGCCGACAATGCCTTTGTCGATGGCATCAAGCGCTCGACAGGGCTCGATAGTGCTATATACGCCGGCAGCATCCGTTCAGCAACGACGTTCGTCGCGCCAGACGGCGTGTCGCGCTGGATCGGTGTCAAAGAAACCAGCAGCGAAGTACAAAATACTGTTCTCAAACAACGACGCACCTTCCAGGGGCCGATCGAAGTACAAAACCGGGGTTACCTCGCCGTGTACGCTCCGCTCAAAGACATCGACAACACCGTCATTGGTATGTTGTTTATCGGCCAGCCGAAGTCAAATATACTGCAAGCCGCCGGACGATCCATAGAACTTACCTTCGCAGTCACGGCACTTTTGCTGATTCTATCTATTATTCCTGCCTACCTCATCGCGAAATACCTGGCATATCAGCTGGAATAACAAGACATATCTTCAAATAAACGCCGGGTAGGCATAAATAGTTCCTGCAGCATGCATATGGTAGGATATAAGCACTAGCACTTCGACAAGACAATCATTATGAATACAGAGACCGCTAGTCAAATCGCCGAAAAGGAGCAGTCGAGAGATACGACTAGTCAGTTTAATGCAGCCAGTCCCACTGATACGCCTGTTGAAGATCGTCCACCTCAAACAAAACGCATGCCGCGCAAAATATTTGCTGCTATTCTCTTTATTATTTTGTTGACTGGCATAGGAATATATTCGTTAAGCAACCGCACATCACCGCCATCGGCAACAACAGCTAACACACCAAAGCTATATCATGTTGGTATACTAAGTGCTCTCGATTTTTTTGCCCCAACGACTGAAGGCTTCAAGCAAAGAATGACTCAACTTGGATACATAGAAGGTAAAAACATTGTATACGACATACGCCGAGCCGACAGGCCTGTTGGGAATCAATCGATCATCAAAGATTTTGTTGACGCCAAAGTAGACCTTATATTAGCCTTTCCTACCGAGGCGGCAATAGAGGCCAAAGCCGGAACAAAAGGCACGAGCATTCCAGTCGTCTCTGGCAATACGATCATAGAAGGAAGCAGCCTGGTAGATAGCCTGCAGCGTCCCGGCGGCAATATTACCGGGGTTAGATTTCCTGCTCCTGAAATAGCATTAAAACGTCTTGAACTGATGCAGCAAATTGCACCAAAAGCCAAACGTCTAATGGTGCCGTACCTCAAAGATTATCCCTCGATATCTGCTGCATTTGCAGCCATCGAACCAGCAGCCGCCGCCGCCGGAATAAAGCTCATAAAAGTTCCTTTAAACACGACTGATCCTACCGATCTCAAAGCCTACCTTAGTTCGTTACCTGCTAAAGGAAACGTTGGATTTGATGGTATCTTATTTATACCAGAGCCAGTCGCCGCTCTCCCTTCTACGGTGGGAATACTATGCGACTATGCCGCAGTTCACTTACTGCCAGTAGGCGGTGGTGCACTAACGAGCACTGACCGTGGAGCCATTTTTACTATTGGGCCAAACTCATTTGAGGTCGGCAAACTTGCAGCACCATTAGCCGTCAAAATATTTACAGGTACCAAGGCCGGTGATATTCCGATTGTCAGTCCTGAAAATGAATTAAAGTTCAATATAAAAGCGGCTCAAAGGCTCGGGCTGACCATCGATGAAAGCCTGCTCAGTACCGCAACTAGTATAGTCCGCTAACGAGAAGTTAATTATGAAAAAACACAAATATACCCGCGGATTTAAAAGCCTGTCAGCTACCCTTGCCTTATCCTTTGTGATTTTAAGTCTTTGTACTCTATTGGTTGCCGGATGCATCAACACATACTTTGCCTATCGCTCTGAAAGCAGAGCGATTACCGATCGCCAGCAACTAGTCGCGGGTAGCGCCGCCCGTACCGTAAAGGGCTTTATGGATGACAAGCTTCTCGCAGCTAGCCTGTCAACAAAACTGTACAATCTATCATCTGGGAATACGCAATCCAGCCAACTAGCTCTCAGCAAGCTGCTCGGGATTGAGCCCGCATTTCGATACGTAAAAGTTGTAGATACAAACGGCGTACTAAAGCAACAGATTAGCCGTAACGCCAGCTTCAGTACGTCGACCTCAAACGACAGCAAAGCGTTGCTTGAGACAGTAAAGAGTGGCAAGAATTATATCGGGCCAGTCTACATAGATACCGTGACGAGCGAACCATTAGTAGAAATAGCGACGCCTATTCAAGATGTATTCAAAGACTACAAGGGTGCGCTTGTAGCTGAAGTAAATTTAAAATTTATGTGGGAACTTGTTGACAACATAAAAGTTGGTCAGCGCGGCCAAGCCTATGTGGTCAACAAAGACGGCAGCCTTATAGCCTACAAAGATACGAGCCGGGTACTCGCTCGCGAAAATCTCAAAAACCTAGAAGAGGTAGACGCATTTATACGCAATAAATCAATCCATGCCGCCGGTATATCGTACACAGCTACAGGTATCAACGGTGGCAAAGTCGTTGCCTCGCATGCCGCGCTTCGGTCGCCAGCTTGGGCAGTCATAGTTGAAATGCCGGTAAACGAAGCCTACGCGCCTATCATTCGTAATCTATATAACTCCTTATTAGTATTTCTGTTAAGCGCACTGGCAGCTACAGCTGCTGGCTACTACGTCTCCCGACGAATAACCCGGCCGCTCGTCGAACTCCAAAAAGCGACAGAGCAAATCGGCCAAGGCGATCTGGCCGTCCGCACAAATATTGCCGTTCGTAATGAAATTGGAGAATTAGCGCGCGCCTTTAACGCGATGGCGCAGGGCCTGCAGACATCCGGCCAGAAGCTCTATGATGAGCATGCCCGACTTAAAGCATCTATAGACAGCCTCGACGTAGGACTGCTGATGACATTTAAAGACGATCAGGCGATTTCATACAACACAGTAATGCCGAAAATTCTTGGACTTGGCATGACGCAGTCCGGCCGGCAAATTACGCTTCAGGCACTCAGGACAAAACTGCTGACCAAAGGATTCGACCTCATACAGTCGCTAGAGGCGTGTCAACAGACCGGTGAAAGCTTTGAGGTAGGAGAAATATCGTATGACGACCGTATACTTCGTATATTTGGTGCTCCGATAATGGGCAGTGACGATCGTATCATCGGAGCAATTGTCCTGCTGGACGACATCACTGAAGCCAAAGTACTGGAACGCAGCAAAGACGAATTCTTTTCAATCGCCTCTCACGAACTCCGAACTCCACTTACCAGTATTAAGGGCAACAGTAGTATGATCTTGGAGTACTACAAAGAAGCTCTTAAGGACGACCAGCTCAAAGAGATGGTGGACGATATGCATACCAGCAGTGTACGACTTATCGATATCGTAAACGACTTTTTGGACCTGTCACGGCTCGAACAGGGCAAAATTAGATTTAACTACGAAGCAACTCATATTGAGCCGGTAATCGAAAGTGTTGTGTACGAAATGCGTCCCGTGCTCGACGAAAAGAAGATATACCTCAAGCTCGACGAGCTTACCTTGAATACACTTCCACAAGTCTGGGTGGACAAAAACCGGCTCAAGCAAGTCGTCTACAATCTCGTTGGCAACGCGGCCAAATTTACCGATGAAGGCGGTATCATGATTACCGCTCGCTTAGACCGGGCCGCACAAGCTGTCAAAGTTCTCGTAAGCGACACGGGCCGGGGTATGACGATCGAATCACAAAAGTTGCTCTTCCATAAATTTCAGCAGGCCAGCAGCAGTTTACTGACCCGTGACACGACGCGCGGTACTGGTCTTGGACTATACATATCAAAGATGATCGTAGAGAATATGGGCGGTGCCATAGCTCTGGACGAATCTGTCGAAGGAAAGGGCACGACGTTCAGCTTCACGATACCACTAGCTACGCCCGAGCAACAGAACAATGCGGCGGCCAGCAGACACGATACAATCACAGACACAGCGACGGGGCTGACCGTACAAGACAAAAGCACTAAAACAGATCAAATATAATTATTTTGCTTGCTATCGGCTAGTGCTTGACTGTAGAATACAGACATATGACTAAAGTACTTATTATCGAAGACGATCCGTTGATGTCTCGTATGTATCAGAAAATCTTCACGTTTCAAAAATACGATGTAGAGCTAGCTGGCGACGGCGAAGAAGGACTCACAAAAGTCGCCGAGACAAAACCAACAGTCATTTTGCTCGATGTGATGATGCCCAAAATGAACGGTCTGCAAGTACTTGAGATACTCAAAGCTAATCCTGCTACCAAAGCCATACCGGTTATAATGCTGACAAACCTGGCCGGACAACAAGACGCAGAAACAGCCCTCATGAAAGGCGCCGTCAAATATATCGTCAAAAGCGAGCACGAGCCCAAAGAAATTGCTGACATGGTCGAAGAAGTTATTGCTGGTTATACCCGCAACGATATTCCATCGGTTGCATAGATTGTCCGTAAGCACCGGGTTACACATAGCGATGTATCTATTGTAGTTATCCCGTTATGACGCAGCCGGACCGATTGAGGCGTGCGCCTTCATTAGATCCCAGGGAAATTACATGTCAGACAGACAAGATCCCGCCAAGTGTGGCGACCAAACTAATTTCAATCTATACCGTCAAAATTTCGAAAACGACGGGCGGTACCAAAGCATCGAAGCCGAAGGGATATTTGATGAAAATGCTTTTGGCCGGGCGCTGCATGATCCGCGATCGGTGATACTGGAATCCCGGTCTGATAATGCGATCCGGCGCACGCCGCTACTAACACCCTTGGAACTGCTCGATTGGTACAACCTCGATTACCATCAGAGATACGCAGGCACAGACGTACCACTCGTATATTACGGCCATGTATC contains:
- a CDS encoding redoxin domain-containing protein gives rise to the protein MYKLSGIISRPFTFVILSVLTISTIIPATVYGDIDACSALFSGSSITPGTQSNLNIQVNNESNNPINWIRVVRPNNNFVISGASSEDWAANFADDAAVFSGSSLDPSTAYNRLYLSVDAAANETPPATWLIQVSDDPGGNNPFTCANGGLDLAISDGAAPTFSDIIVENVDTRSAIITWTSDQPSNGQVFYGKTSQYGSASALSSTYTTSHTATLSGLTPNSAYHFKIAGTDAADSSSTSGDNTFVTLYEPPGSVATTPQVINNNSGGGSLSNFGIALKTTPTEKVVPTIATKTDFTKPFKVAPLVTGTAQDNESVAIIEYSMNDGKDWLPVDAAPGIGGKSVSYSFTPMGLEDGNYNLLVRAIDTSANVGTTTAVTMIIDRLDPLVGGIVVSQGPQVISPASDGTISAMAGVSQRITVSAVGGPTKITLVAAQTDGQPGGGTTGKNAQPQSFYLTKSSDTGLWMGDVNFSSAGRYDIVATAVDGAGNRTARVLSAAQVASPAQTIDERTMAGVISKVTLYYQEPASKTWVIWDAAGYSQSNPQVTDSNGYFKYFLPAGKYYIRSEAKNYKTLISSIFQIKQSQAFSSTLTLKPLHKIGVGKASVSFPLLAAQNMTLQNGQQNQNNQSTKVRDAVIDKTAPDFTLKDTNNATVYTADLLGRPTLISIASTWMPAASEQLGTLDELQRNKDINIIPVALQENINKTRAYTAIAGLDLRWLADPDSTLTTKYDISNLPMHYFLDRKGVVRQIETGVVTKQRIIDILSSY
- a CDS encoding cache domain-containing protein — encoded protein: MVPLQFFGQNIHFAISLFAALVFFAVFWLEFDAWLAKRAPKELIQWSSFLLIALSFLFSATIIEQSVLGQSFFGSLSETIAFVLRALGYIGIIIAQLLDPLQKIPELKGVQAEEFVDTPAPVASEQPKSASLTPAPLTHAQSVSALPTSESGVQVAVHPHSTPAGHIHKKPAKKPAKRMQAVGFASLPNVAQLLLPLSALAIAALYWRRATTGLERHYKPVAISFGLLFLYETLALTSLWQDSSNPQVAALVAAFGPLWIVQQLVLLAAVIVLGRWVWQYLTRRFLSQLFMIFTSLTLAIFLLTTISFTFLLVSNIQKSSLDNLKTAAAVLGYAIDGKKAETLANTQSIAENPDIARAVSAKDHTALIGLTQSFLRDKKQSSLLITNDSGQVLLRAEDPDRYGDSVSSDTLVRRALIGQPSSSVTSREGVLAPVIYIKSTIPIREPGGRVVGTATASLVADNAFVDGIKRSTGLDSAIYAGSIRSATTFVAPDGVSRWIGVKETSSEVQNTVLKQRRTFQGPIEVQNRGYLAVYAPLKDIDNTVIGMLFIGQPKSNILQAAGRSIELTFAVTALLLILSIIPAYLIAKYLAYQLE
- a CDS encoding ABC transporter substrate-binding protein, encoding MNTETASQIAEKEQSRDTTSQFNAASPTDTPVEDRPPQTKRMPRKIFAAILFIILLTGIGIYSLSNRTSPPSATTANTPKLYHVGILSALDFFAPTTEGFKQRMTQLGYIEGKNIVYDIRRADRPVGNQSIIKDFVDAKVDLILAFPTEAAIEAKAGTKGTSIPVVSGNTIIEGSSLVDSLQRPGGNITGVRFPAPEIALKRLELMQQIAPKAKRLMVPYLKDYPSISAAFAAIEPAAAAAGIKLIKVPLNTTDPTDLKAYLSSLPAKGNVGFDGILFIPEPVAALPSTVGILCDYAAVHLLPVGGGALTSTDRGAIFTIGPNSFEVGKLAAPLAVKIFTGTKAGDIPIVSPENELKFNIKAAQRLGLTIDESLLSTATSIVR
- a CDS encoding ATP-binding protein — its product is MKKHKYTRGFKSLSATLALSFVILSLCTLLVAGCINTYFAYRSESRAITDRQQLVAGSAARTVKGFMDDKLLAASLSTKLYNLSSGNTQSSQLALSKLLGIEPAFRYVKVVDTNGVLKQQISRNASFSTSTSNDSKALLETVKSGKNYIGPVYIDTVTSEPLVEIATPIQDVFKDYKGALVAEVNLKFMWELVDNIKVGQRGQAYVVNKDGSLIAYKDTSRVLARENLKNLEEVDAFIRNKSIHAAGISYTATGINGGKVVASHAALRSPAWAVIVEMPVNEAYAPIIRNLYNSLLVFLLSALAATAAGYYVSRRITRPLVELQKATEQIGQGDLAVRTNIAVRNEIGELARAFNAMAQGLQTSGQKLYDEHARLKASIDSLDVGLLMTFKDDQAISYNTVMPKILGLGMTQSGRQITLQALRTKLLTKGFDLIQSLEACQQTGESFEVGEISYDDRILRIFGAPIMGSDDRIIGAIVLLDDITEAKVLERSKDEFFSIASHELRTPLTSIKGNSSMILEYYKEALKDDQLKEMVDDMHTSSVRLIDIVNDFLDLSRLEQGKIRFNYEATHIEPVIESVVYEMRPVLDEKKIYLKLDELTLNTLPQVWVDKNRLKQVVYNLVGNAAKFTDEGGIMITARLDRAAQAVKVLVSDTGRGMTIESQKLLFHKFQQASSSLLTRDTTRGTGLGLYISKMIVENMGGAIALDESVEGKGTTFSFTIPLATPEQQNNAAASRHDTITDTATGLTVQDKSTKTDQI
- a CDS encoding response regulator, with the translated sequence MTKVLIIEDDPLMSRMYQKIFTFQKYDVELAGDGEEGLTKVAETKPTVILLDVMMPKMNGLQVLEILKANPATKAIPVIMLTNLAGQQDAETALMKGAVKYIVKSEHEPKEIADMVEEVIAGYTRNDIPSVA